The Amphiura filiformis chromosome 15, Afil_fr2py, whole genome shotgun sequence region atctcatgcatgggaccgggccatcgggacGATACCTAGCTGTCTATAACGTGACCAGCCCaatgggtcagttgcctgatgaagtctggtggttccagatgcaacgtagcaatagttgcaaaaactaagttccagtattagatttatttccaaaactctGTTCATGCTTCGTCTTACCTTATCAGTTAGGTCTTTTTCTATATATTGATAGAACCGACCAACTGCCCTTTTCTGAGTTTTAGAAGTCTGGTTTTGTCTGGGAGAAAAAATATACATAACAACAggttattcagtaaaaaaaaaaagctttgaaGTCAGAATAAGATGTCCTGCAACGTGTGATGAGTGTAGCAGTACTAGGATCATTGGgtaattccagttggaatccatacaccccctatggaagacataacctttatctcccacagggagtgtgaatttcaaatggggtcacctgaatgagtgactccatttgaaattcacactccctttgtgggaggttaagatcatgtcttccatagtgggtgtatgaattttaactggaattgcccattaaaGAGTCCGTACTCAGAATAGCCCGTACTCAGAAAAGCCCAGTACGTAACGCATCCACCATATAATAACATTTTGCAGTAAACCATTTATGAGCGGTTTTATCTAGATGCAGTAGCATTGAGCAGGGAAATGTCCACTTTGATGGCACACACTATCCATCTTGGTCAGTACAGACTGACTAGATATCATGTTTCAACATTTTTAAACAGGCACAGTGATCCTGCCCACAAATTGAATGCAGGACCTTTGACcatgggagcttcatgattaagcAGGCTGTAAATTTGTTAATTCCTATTGCATTGCTTCAGCTTTAGTTTGTTCCAAGCAGATAGAGTATTATCTGGTCTTTATTAGCTCACCTATATTCTGTTGCCATATCTTCTATTTTGGCTAAGACAATGTCCAGATCAGTGGTGTCCACGGCAGTACGACGACGACCACCTCCAATCCATAGACGTACCTTAGCTGTTGAGACAAATCAATAACAGAAGATGCTGTGATTGCTCAATAGGAacataaacaagcataaaaaaatgtcggtgatttaacatgcactacacctaagtaccagcacacttcaacaattattctgctgccattaggatatatcagaatcatttccacttccacaagtccgcaactgatacgcaggtactctcagctgacttagattgtgattacccccagcagctccccattttacacctgggtggagtgaagcaattgggaattaagacGTCTTacccaaggacgcaacacactagccgcggtggggctcgaacccacaacctttcgattatgaagctcgcgccctaaccattggaccACCATGCTTCCCAATTGAACAACTTCCCTCATAATTTGTTCTATTAGGCCGAGGGTTGGCAACCCTGAGTCGCTCAGTTCAGTTTTTGACCATCACTTATGGTCATAAGCCTGGACCATAAGAAATGAAACCGCCCCATAGCGGCAAGCCCGgcggtattcattattaatatcagGCTATTTCTGTTACTAAACATTTAAGAATTATAAAGGAACAAGATTCTGACGACTTTGACTGTGTGGTGTAGGACTTGTACCCCACCCTctgtggaatttttttatttttatttgttctcTACTCTAAAAAAATAGATCGGgtttgaaatgaaacatatcaaatcaaatataatatttccattatatatagTAATGAATAGCTACTCTATGAGGTATATGGTTGAGTTATGGTCCAGGAGCAGGAGTCAGAATCTGCAACATACACACTAAGTCGCATGTCAAAGTTGGACCCAGTTTACCCTTCTTTGGTTCTTTTGCTCCAACATACTAACATGTACAATGCAACATTATACTCAAAAGCCTAGGCACTTTGCTTCAAAGTGATTGCTAACCTGTTCTAGGCTATATACATGTTGTTTTTCTTACATATGACTACTTACAGTTGTGTTTAGCAGTGGCACAGCATAGCGAGAGTCATCCTTTTGGGGAGGCACCAAACATGATTGGGGGCACGGCCTGatttggggggcacaagccatttttcagcaattttcttaTGGGAATTTCTAAATTGTCAAATCAATTGGGGGGCATGTTCCGCCCAccatgcccctatgatgctatgccactggTGTTTAGTGACAATCCAATCAGGTCTGCAGTGTCAAAATCAGCATAACATTAATCTTATTGGTTCTGCATCACATTTGATTAAGTTTATACAAACTTCATCATGCCTTTTGTATATCTCCACATATCAATTAAGATTTTGTCCTACCTTTACTCCCTACTACCGTTCGCTTCTGCTGTGTTTTCTTAGCTTGCTTTGCATCTTTCCTGCCAACTGGTGAAGGTCTACGTCTTTTTGCAGGACCACGGTTGACTGGTCCACTCACTGGTGTACGATGTACGATTCTCTGCAGAAAGGAAGTTGAACAGAAAGACTGTTTAACACAccttaatgacttatccttcacttttaagctatAGAGGccatcagcgtgacgtcatatgccgccatcttgtgggtacacgctgtgatggtcgttcgatctccatgcgtgaacagcaaaatcaccgtgttGATGTGTGATAACAGCTgagtggcaagctgcgccctgcgcgtaatGTCCGACGCATGGACatgcagatcatttgtacccacaagatggcgaaagactgacggcctctattcctaaaaaataaatatttttactcGTTTGCGCGCGCGGGCTACAAATAGTgcttttaataataaataaataattgacaAATAAATAATCCCTACCCAAATCCCCTCCACAAACATCTTATACATACCAAGGCTTTTTCAGCAGGTGTTTTTGCCGTCACAATATGAACCGATGGAGTTGGTTCAGGTGTAGGATTAGTTTCTTGTCTAGTCACTTCTTGGTCTTCTCTACCATCATCCTCAGACTCCAATTGGTCCTGTCCTCCATCATCTTGGTCCAGGCCTCCATCATCTTTGTCCATTCCACCATCATCTTGGTCATCCTCTGATTCTATGTCACCAGCTCCTTCCACTTGGTCATCTCTTACTACTGACTGTTGGTCATCTCTTGATGCTGACCTATCCTCctcgttatcatcatcaccatcctcCTCCTTCTCATCATCACCATCCTCTTCCTCCTCTGTATCTACTTTTGATTGATCCCGTCTTCTACTTCGATTGACTTGTTTGGTTGAATTGTTATTACTGTTTGTTGCTAATGAGTCATTATTATCTTGCAGGCGACTGCTGCTTCTTGTACCCTTGCGTTGACTAGATCGGACGCTTTTGCTTGATTGCGATTTGGCGCTTGATCTGGGGCGTGATTGTAAGCGTACGCTTGAGTGTGAGGAGGAAGAACTTGACTTTGAATTGGTGCTTGATTGAGAACTTGTTTGGGATCTTGGAGTTCTCTTAGAAGATGGCAGAGACATTGGTGTACGGAAAGTGGTTGAAGAGCCGCCATGAGAAGATGATTCTGTGATGAAACAATGAAGTAACCTATAAGCAATTCACTTTGACACATAATTGTGacctgttctgacaaaaccaggaacaagtcgcatttttgacatttcatgatttgaataaaaatgtaagtacgggacaataagcttcacaatgataccaaaatcatatacatatagcatcaatacttttcaagatatggataattttgtaaatgataccttgatatttttgccaaactgCTAATCTGAGTAattggctaattagtttcctgcattaaacaggattgaatagggattatcatagttcaactgtcaaattattttattttcaactttctttatacagggcAGCTCCTTCAGTGTAAGAGCACTGTTATTCTTGGAGGCCCtgtgacatacagggtgtaatttaattaaatattacacaatattacaagaaaacatacaaaaccattataaagaaattacaagaatcatgaaaattatataaaagtgaaaatcaatgaacagtggggtttgtgagagctcttgatttaaattcacttaggctcaaggaaatataattattaagtgtcaacatcaacagaactatTCCACAAATTTGCTGCTCTCACCTGAAACAATCTCTTACCagagttattgttaaattgaggaaCAACAAGTGAATTGGAGGAAGTACCTCTTGTGTTATGATCATGAGTGAATCtggtaaatgaaaatttggaacaaagataatcaggagctcTACCAGTAAGGCACTTATATAACATAATAAGAATATGATTATTCCACCTATTATCTAGTTTGAGCCACTTGAGAGAAGACATTGAATCAATattagttctgatatcagcagaaagaataaTTCTGGCAAGGTTGTTCAAGAGAATTTGTAACTTGCTTGACAGAGTAAGAGAGCAGtgactgcaataatcaaaatgaggcatgacaagagaatcagcaagttttttgagaatataatttggAAGATAATATTTAACACGACGAATAACACCACAACGTGTAGAAACATTGGAAGCAATTGAATCAATATGATGTGACCAAGTCATGTGACTATCGAAAAtaataccaagatatttgaaattgTCAACTCTCTCAATAGTCTCATCAtcataaattaaagaaatattttggtacttacTAAGATTTTGTGGGGTACCAAAAAgcatcaattttgttttgctgatATTCAGAGTGAGGTGGTTCTTTTTAAACCAACTGGCAATTTTACACATGTTAAGATTGAGGCTGTTTTGAAGACACAAAGGATCTGATGAGCTAACAAGTAATgatgtatcatcagcatacattactgttttacatataacactatcaggaagatcatttacaaaaataataaataataaaggacCTAATATAGACCCTTGTGGAATTCCAATGTTAATTGGTTTTAAATCTGATAAGGAAATACCTACTTTTACTGACTGCATTCTATTTTTGAGATAGGATTTGAACCAGTTGAGTTCAAAGTCCCTGATGCCAAATTTCTTGAGCTTATTAAGAAGAAGACTGTGATTGACAATGACAGTGTCAAAAGCCTTCTTAAGGTCAAGAAATATGGCACCAGTTACCTTTCCCTCATCCATGTTCATAAGAATAAAATCTTAAATTTTaagattgattaaataaacctctgtttaataagtactttcaataagtccactcagtcccaaggtcgaATACTATGAAGTTAAttccaaaattagattttttatGGGAACGTCATCTTTAAAGgtctataactcaagaacatgcctggcgacttgttcagatttcagattcagattattttattttcacatatATCTGCAACATCACATacaaaatatttatgaaataaCTATAACATGGTTGCACATATTAAATTATTACAATTAATGCactaatcatcattatcatagcatttataataataataatacatactataaagataataatgaaaaaaatacaaaggaaaaaTATTATAAATTTGTTTATAATAAATACTGAAAATAGTAACaatgacaaaaatttaaaaatgatatGGATatcacttaataataataatgctaccATTGCGGATAGAAATATCACAATCAAAAGTATTTAATGGAGAGCTTGATTCACCAAAACAATGTTAAGTTCACAATTACGTGCTTCTGATTTACCCGTGACCACTGCAATGAGCCGTGATGGACAATGAATTCAGATGAATGAACTATCACAAAGCAATCAGTGGATGGACACATTGATAATACTCTGTGAGGTATTAGgtccaaatgagaacaatagacTGCTTATTGACAAGCGGCATTGATGTGGAAAATAATGGCATGTTGTTGGTACAACACATTAATACAGCTGTCAAACTTGCAATTGCGACCGGATCACACAGTCGAATAAGAAAACACATAGAAGTGGACCCAAcactgattgaaaaaaaaaaaaaaaaaaaaagctctttAAATAATAACAACATTTGTTACTACAGGCTGGATAATTTAGGTAAAAAAAAACAGCAACAAGAACTAAATATCATTTGAGCAACGTGAATTGAAAAGTGATGGAGCAAAATATGTGATGGAAAGGCTAAATAAACTCCGAGGAGCTTTTAGACTAGCCCCACCATTGGTTGGATATGAATGTTTATTTTGACTGACGGGGACAGGACAGGACAATACAAACGATACAGGGGTGGGCAGGGGTGGGTGAGTTAGTACTGGTATAAATCAAGTCAAagtgagaaatatatttgctagaagttccgggttttgttggagctggtcacaataATTGCACTTACACCCTGACTTCAAATGGTGGGTGTAATTTTATGATACAACTTGTGTAAAGACTTATTTTTGAGGCCGATGTAGAAATATTCAAACAAACGTTTCAAGTCTTTTTATTCTGACATGTCTTTTCTCCTGAAGGATTGCAGCATGCGTATTGAGACTACTATACAAAATAGAATCCTTTCAGAGAATGACCATTCCATTCAGTATATACATCTTTCAGAATTACAGACTTTCTCAGACCAGCgtgatcatatcgttatgaattcagcagacagccgaatccgaatttggcttttggtaaattcatattACACaagcaatattttttaattagCGAACAAGGGATCCATGATGCTGATTTTAACTTACCTTTTGCACTTTCTTGTGATGATGACTGAGAGACTGGAGGACTAGAACTAACTTGAGATGACCTAGCGGGTGATGCAACTAGTAAGAAATAATACAAGGTTAGTTAATCATCAtgttttaattaatcaattaatttagAAAGGATAGGAGCAAATAGCAAAGTAATtacaacaatgggctattccatttaaaatccttactacccctgttcatacaccctctgagaagggtgagtttcaaatggagctgctaatgtgttaattccatttgaaattcatactccccctgtggaagatatttccaaaatcttccacacggatagtaaggattttaaatggaatagcggtAGTCCAATAGCTGTGCCCAGGCTGGTCAATTTGCCAATCGGATATTTCATCagctcagaaaattatttttggtctgtggccAACATGAGTTCATGAATACTGAATTCCCAGCACTACTGAACCATTGATAACATGGTATTAAAGGGAACAGTATGGTGAATGAACTTGTATTATGGAACCAAAAGCTGGCAATTTAACCAGGTTTCTGATAACTTTGACAGGCTttggcagtggcggtgccaggaattttttccgggGCAAAGTGACTTTTTTATTGTTGATAAATTTGAAAGCTCTAAACAAAATGCTCTGTGTCTTATATCAGTAATCACTATTCTTCTACATACATACCTTTTTGTTGATTTGCTGCTATTAATCGTGCCCTTGGTGATTGATTTGGAATGATGACTGGACTTGGACTAACTCTAGATAAGGATGCAGGTGATAATGGATTCCTGGATACATCTGATACAGAAGCTGCTGATGATCTTGTTGCTGCTGTTGATATTATTGATGAATTGGCTAATACTGGaccctgcaaaaaaaaaaaagcttttgtgtcattaaaggagcattttgtgatTCTACCATGGTGATTCAAtaaatatccatgaaaaaaagctaatttccaaaatttcaattgattcggacatgcaaattacacattattgCATGTATTACACACTTACATTTCTCTATACCACCGAGTTATAATTTCTGGTCATCGAAAGACAGAAAATACACAGTGGATGCTTTTGTTAACCAACCAAATCTGCAAGAAAGGTTATGCACACAAACATGTACCGGTAGTCCTAGAACATGAGGGATCGTGGAATAGGGTACGGGGGTAGTCCCCTCCTGAATGTTTGTTTTAACTCTTTTTTATGGTGAAATAATTATTTGTTATCAAAGCAGGAAATTTGAAAATTCGTTaaaaaacttacatccctggtgatttaaaacaaaaataatgcatttttcatttacGGATTTAGTACTCAAGTAAGTTAAAGTGAatgtttgctgggttttttttatctttcctttGTTGTACATGGCAAAAAAAGTGGTGAATCCAGAAAGAAATGTTGGCATTCGGGGATTTTAAAAGATCATGGTTGTGAGATAAGACCATCATCCAAGCTAACTTTGTGAGTCATTTAATAGATTCTTGTTTTACCTTGCTCTTCTTGGTAGCACTTGACAATGCAGAGGCATGGTGAACTTCTAGTGCTGGTGACTGCCAATCCTTCACAAATGTAAATGCTCGAACCGTTGTTTTGCGTTTcctacaaaataatgaaattttatttaaatgaaaacatttttttttataatcaaatAGGACAATTTGTGATGTGCAAATCCAATGTTTAACTCAATTATCTGAGCTTTTGATGACAGAGTATTTTGCAAAGTCCTTTTACACTGCCGAAATTTCTTCTTACTacttcttccttattagtgcctccctcatagtatgagtattatcgcactgcgtagtGCGTACAGACACGCTgtacagtaccgggatgatcccctgctctttacgaatagcctgtgacgttctttaacgtgcacactgcatATAATcttaatgtcagaaatacatgtacacgggaccgacggctttaaagtgccctccgaagcacttaagttaagcaagtagagtgaagtgccttgctcaaggacacaaagagccagccgagctcaggcggacctcGTATTCAAACCctcgacccttggattcacagtccaacgccttaccGCTAGCCTGAGGCCACGCTCCCCTCTCAATTTGTCCGAAGTTCTGGGAAGAAATAAGAATGAGTCTTTATCTTTCTTGATGAACATGACAAATCTGTGACCCTTTGCATGCACCTGATATTCCATACTGAAGTGAGAAAAATCAATTTGAAGAACTTtgtaaaaaactaaaaaatatgaaattataataTAACTTCATTCCTCAAATTCAATAAGCTTAAGGTAGGAAACTCGGTTCCCACACGTCGGCaaggaaaaaattataaaaaatattctgCCTCCTGGTGCACACCTCTTGATTTTTATGAGTAAACTACACATCCCAATGCTTGAaaccacaaaatatttgagctgctaatttgcatcaattaatgaatatcaattaattagttTAACCTTAATTTTAcgactaataattattgctagcaaaAAACTTCAACTCTGATTCCAACTTTTACTATtggaaaaattgtaaataaatattatctaaaatctctcgccagctttttcgcCTAAGTCCATTAATTACGTAATAGCACGTGTTTCTAGTCTGTGAAAATATTGAtgtcattaaaaatttatttctgcttaaAGAAGCTGAAAAGTAACAAAAGCTGGCAAGAGAATTTAGGTAATCTTGTTATGTTtaactttcaattttaaaaaaaaggctaCATTAAGTCAATTTTGTGACAATAATTCTGAAATTCCCCTGttttaggctttttttttttttttcacttttgcgtGTATAATTGTCCAAATATTATGTAACAGGTggcaaatttcattcataaagaaagatctatttataacaattaatctCTGCTACTTTAAAAGTCTCTGACCAAAGTCTAATTCTTTCACTAGGTGGGGAAACATTCAGATAACGCCCTCAAAGTTCTGTAAAACTTTTTTCCGCTAAAACAGGGGAGTCAATAATATTGCCGTAATTTTGCTCGCTGCCGTTTTCTTATTCGTGACTCGCGATGCGTGTTATcgcaattggaaaaaaaatttagGCGATGCCCGACGCCATGGGCTCCTTTAGTTGTAGTTTATACAGCGCTTCAATGGGACAGGTCTGGCGAAATCATGAAATTACCAGACATGTAAAACCAAATAATAATGGTTCAGTTATAGAAACATGCATATCTCCACTTCATTTATGACTTTGAGGTACGGTATTGGATATTTACCAAATTGACTGGTAAGTTAATTGTGCGCACGTAAACTAGTGAAATTGGGAGCCAAATAGCTCCGTATTTTATACAagcagtgtgtgtgtgtgtgagtataGGGAATGCTGCACAGCTGAGCTTCGTGACATGACAAGACAAGAGCCGGCCGCTGTACATGAGTGTGTGAATTGTGTCGCTCACTAGAAAGCACTGATAATTTCATATATTCCTACTGTACAACtcatagcattaaaaaaaaattcccagaaaaatttgacaaaaatgttcaaTGAAACTACGGCTACGCTACACAATGTTATTATATTCTATTCATGCATACACGATACTATTGTTATTGTGCAATATCAATGAGACGGCTAAGttagtgaaaattaacatttcgCTTTTTTATGGATTCAGAATGATTTAAATGATGCCCGATCTGTAATTTGGGGAAGATATTTATTACAGGATAGGGCACAACTAAGGAAATTTTGAGGGGATTCGGTGCATGACACGATAGCcgactagactgcggaactcagtcctcaatgatagtcagtcacttatcttttggtcgttatatgactatcatttgagggactgagttgttataatatatcttccgaggtgcaatttcagacaatagctggggattagtggggcagaggttatctattgaatcctttcatgaccactgaagcatagtcaagtctgccaaggacactcggcacaaattgaaagaccatcacaaaagaatgcatgcatgtcaggtcatcgacaccaatttggtgtttgttatgacacaaatttggtgtctgttatgcacctcgaaatatgtaccttaaagtctgtatctaataGCCGACGATCCGACTTAAAGGTAAAAGCTTATTGAATTTGAAGTTTAATTTCATATTTCCCGCGTCGATATTCCGAGTGCAACGCGCAATCTACTGATAAACTAACACTGTGTAGGGACAAACATATTCACTCCACAATGttcttttaaaaaatcaaattaatcAATCAAATTACTATACGTACGCATATCTTTTTTGAACTCTGTTTCGTTTTCTTTCTGGAACAAAAACCGAAATTTCCTTCGAGGACGTCGCCATTTTGTTTACAAGTTGCCAGTTTGTTTTTGTGCACACCGCTGTATTAGCTTTCGGAAATCCCCTTTTCCAGTATGATTTATGGATTTTACTCGAAGAGGGGTAACTGAATATGTAGGAATGAGTGAGCAGTCTCTGTTGgggtaaaaaaaattttaattgctccgatttggataaaattgtctcaaattgttccgctgtAAAATGTGTACAGGGCAAAGGGGCAACGTCAAAGCCCATTGAATGATCCgccattttgtgatgttaccacATAATTACGTGGTTGTTGCCAAGGTAACAAAACACCTTAcaatattattgtttaaaatgtgttGTTCCaagtggaataatttgagaccactttgatcaaaatcggacTGAACATCAAGTTTTGATTTGTTTGCCCCTTTGCCCTTTGGAGCCGAAAGGGAGATGCCTGCAACCCAGAACTGTAGGTAGGCCCTATGTCAAACAATACTTTTCTGAATCTTTCTAATGAGTGGAATTCATTGGTATGGATATCATTCACATTCCCATCAACTGCAAGTTGATTTAGAGCCCTGCATAGCATCaaaagttttgtttttcatttttctcctttttttaaacataggcctattgttGGGGACGCCTTTCTGTTTAGGCTT contains the following coding sequences:
- the LOC140171183 gene encoding uncharacterized protein — protein: MATSSKEISVFVPERKRNRVQKRYAKRKTTVRAFTFVKDWQSPALEVHHASALSSATKKSKGPVLANSSIISTAATRSSAASVSDVSRNPLSPASLSRVSPSPVIIPNQSPRARLIAANQQKVASPARSSQVSSSPPVSQSSSQESAKESSSHGGSSTTFRTPMSLPSSKRTPRSQTSSQSSTNSKSSSSSSHSSVRLQSRPRSSAKSQSSKSVRSSQRKGTRSSSRLQDNNDSLATNSNNNSTKQVNRSRRRDQSKVDTEEEEDGDDEKEEDGDDDNEEDRSASRDDQQSVVRDDQVEGAGDIESEDDQDDGGMDKDDGGLDQDDGGQDQLESEDDGREDQEVTRQETNPTPEPTPSVHIVTAKTPAEKALRIVHRTPVSGPVNRGPAKRRRPSPVGRKDAKQAKKTQQKRTVVGSKAKVRLWIGGGRRRTAVDTTDLDIVLAKIEDMATEYRQNQTSKTQKRAVGRFYQYIEKDLTDKIDLAQEYKTLKSSLSRMNNTTRKQRKQLLELQQRNVRLDMQIAEMKKQQSGDQEKKNALHNISSFLTNLQNLQKEYAATKPQDDKKSVRTSSNLGALLTEAKATSQSRRKLQGINNQLQDWLDIH